The following coding sequences lie in one Zingiber officinale cultivar Zhangliang chromosome 2B, Zo_v1.1, whole genome shotgun sequence genomic window:
- the LOC122048896 gene encoding PAN domain-containing protein At5g03700-like, producing MKLGDIYFALYMDLPGGAPLIMYWKHNVLEAKTQIVPGGGTTPVDVLPFNTFNRRITGLCRLTLESDGNLHAYYWNGSIWNEDLRAIADHCEIPTSCDTYGQGVDLANDELTQHLKVASLEQCEESCERNCSCWAAIHHNVSGYCYRLDYPITLVATNERKVGYFKVWVSGNGGRTVKKAMLAVGGVLFGGVVAVAGYGVWKWWRGRRLVAYMDLNSASSQLIELSSTFNNGE from the exons ATGAAATTGGGGGATATCTACTTCGCTCTTTACATGGATTTACCCGGAGGAGCGCCGCTGATTATGTATTGGAAACACAACGTCTTGGAAGCCAAGACTCAGATTGTCCCCGGTGGGGGA ACGACCCCCGTCGACGTGCTCCCCTTCAACACCTTCAATCGGCGAATCACCGGGCTGTGCCGTCTGACTCTAGAATCCGACGGCAACCTCCACGCTTATTATTGGAACGGCTCCATCTGGAACGAGGATCTCCGGGCGATCGCCGACCACTGCGAGATCCCCACATCATGCGACACCTATGG GCAGGGCGTCGACCTGGCGAACGACGAACTGACACAGCATTTAAAGGTGGCGTCTTTGGAGCAGTGCGAAGAGTCTTGCGAGCGGAACTGCAGTTGCTGGGCCGCAATCCACCACAACGTGTCGGGGTACTGCTATCGACTGGACTACCCGATCACTCTGGTGGCGACGAATGAGAGGAAGGTGGGGTATTTCAAGGTGTGGGTGAGCGGCAACGGCGGAAGGACAGTGAAGAAGGCGATGCTGGCGGTGGGTGGTGTTTTGTTCGGAGGAGTAGTGGCGGTTGCTGGATACGGTGTGTGGAAGTGGTGGCGAGGGCGGAGGCTGGTGGCGTACATGGATCTCAATTCGGCATCGTCTCAATTGATTGAGCTCTCCAGCACGTTCAACAATGGCGAATAA